One genomic window of Paraburkholderia acidiphila includes the following:
- the gspD gene encoding type II secretion system secretin GspD codes for MALRRVATALLVSGLITAQLAYAQVTLNFVNADIDQVAKAIGAATGKTIIVDPRVKGQLNLVSENPVPEDQALKTLQSALRMQGFALVQDHGVLKVVPEADAKLQGVPTYVGNAPTARGDQVVTQVFTLRHESANNLLPVLRPLISPNNTIAAYPGNNTLIVTDYADNVRRIASIIAGVDSAAGQQVQVVPLHNANALDIAPQIAKMLDPGAIGASDPSLKVSVVADPRTNSLMLRASNAQRLASAVQLSKQLDAPTSMPGNIHVVPLRNADATQLAKTLRGMLGKGGNDSSSSGSANGFNQSGNSGGGSSTSTGTSGTPPLPSSSLGGGTSSGSSLGGGSSYGSGGGSNEAPFLGGDKDKGDDNQPGGMIQADPATNSLIITAPDAVYRNLRSVINQLDARRAQVYIEALIVELNSTTNANLGIQWQVASGNVYAGTNLATGSGNSIVNLTAAAAAAASTGGLANALGASSLQQGLNVGWIKNIFGVQGLGALLQALSQTADANVLSTPNLITLDNQEAKIVVGTNVPIQTGSYSNLTSGTASTAFNTYDRVDVGLTLHIKPQITDGGILKLQLYTEDSAIVTGTTNATTNPAGPEFTKRSIQSTVLADNGEIIVLGGLMQDNYQVANSKVPLLGDIPWIGQLFRSENKTREKTNLMVFLRPVIISDRDTAQAVTSNRYDYIQGVTGAYKSDNNLIKDRDDPVVPPMPLGPSEGGSALNLFDLDQMRRQQALGVQPAAPAKPASAVQMQPAEPVQTMPVETTPVQQAAPATTRVQP; via the coding sequence ATGGCTTTGCGTCGCGTCGCCACGGCGCTGCTCGTGAGCGGACTCATTACCGCACAGCTTGCCTATGCGCAGGTCACGCTCAATTTCGTCAACGCCGACATCGATCAGGTGGCGAAGGCAATTGGCGCCGCCACCGGCAAAACCATCATCGTCGACCCCCGCGTGAAGGGGCAGCTCAATCTCGTCTCCGAGAATCCCGTACCTGAAGACCAGGCGCTCAAGACCCTGCAGTCGGCTTTGCGTATGCAAGGCTTCGCGCTCGTGCAGGATCACGGCGTACTGAAGGTCGTGCCCGAGGCCGACGCCAAGCTGCAGGGCGTGCCCACCTATGTCGGCAATGCGCCTACCGCGCGTGGCGATCAGGTGGTGACCCAGGTGTTCACGCTGCGCCACGAGTCGGCGAATAACCTGCTGCCCGTGCTGCGCCCGCTCATTTCGCCGAACAACACCATTGCTGCCTACCCGGGCAACAACACGCTCATCGTGACCGATTACGCGGACAACGTGCGCCGCATCGCTTCGATCATCGCGGGTGTGGACTCGGCCGCCGGCCAGCAGGTGCAGGTGGTGCCGCTGCACAACGCCAATGCACTCGACATCGCGCCGCAAATCGCGAAGATGCTCGACCCGGGCGCGATCGGCGCCTCGGACCCGTCGCTCAAGGTTTCGGTCGTCGCCGACCCGCGCACCAACTCGCTGATGCTGCGCGCCTCGAACGCGCAACGCCTCGCCTCCGCCGTCCAGCTCTCGAAGCAGCTCGACGCGCCGACGAGCATGCCGGGCAACATTCACGTCGTCCCGCTGCGCAACGCCGACGCCACGCAGCTTGCCAAGACGCTGCGCGGCATGCTCGGCAAGGGCGGCAACGATTCATCGTCGTCGGGTAGCGCGAATGGTTTCAACCAGAGCGGCAATAGCGGCGGCGGCAGCAGCACGTCGACCGGCACCTCCGGCACGCCGCCGCTGCCGTCGAGTTCGCTCGGCGGCGGCACGTCCTCGGGCAGTTCGCTCGGGGGCGGCAGTTCCTATGGCAGCGGCGGCGGCAGCAACGAAGCGCCGTTCCTCGGCGGCGACAAGGACAAGGGCGACGACAACCAGCCGGGCGGCATGATCCAGGCGGACCCGGCAACCAACTCGCTGATCATCACGGCGCCGGACGCGGTGTACCGCAATCTGCGCTCCGTGATCAATCAGCTCGATGCGCGCCGCGCGCAGGTCTACATCGAAGCGCTGATCGTCGAGCTGAACTCCACGACCAACGCCAACCTGGGCATTCAGTGGCAGGTTGCGAGCGGCAATGTGTATGCGGGTACCAATCTCGCCACCGGCAGCGGCAACAGCATCGTCAACCTGACGGCGGCCGCGGCAGCCGCTGCGAGTACCGGCGGCCTCGCGAACGCGCTCGGGGCTTCCAGCCTCCAGCAAGGCCTGAATGTGGGCTGGATCAAGAACATCTTCGGCGTGCAGGGGCTTGGCGCGTTGCTGCAAGCGCTCTCGCAAACGGCCGACGCGAACGTGCTGTCCACGCCTAACCTCATCACGCTCGACAACCAGGAAGCGAAGATCGTCGTCGGTACGAACGTGCCGATCCAGACGGGTTCGTATTCGAACCTCACGAGCGGCACGGCGAGCACGGCGTTCAACACCTACGACCGTGTGGACGTGGGCTTGACGCTGCACATCAAGCCGCAGATCACCGACGGCGGCATCCTCAAGCTGCAGCTGTACACGGAAGACTCGGCGATCGTGACGGGCACGACCAACGCGACGACCAATCCGGCGGGCCCCGAGTTCACCAAGCGTTCGATCCAGTCGACCGTGCTGGCCGACAACGGCGAGATCATCGTCCTCGGCGGCCTGATGCAGGACAACTACCAGGTCGCCAACAGCAAGGTGCCGCTGCTCGGCGACATTCCGTGGATCGGGCAGCTGTTCCGCTCGGAAAACAAGACGCGCGAGAAGACGAACCTGATGGTGTTCCTGCGTCCGGTGATCATCAGCGACCGCGACACGGCGCAAGCGGTCACGTCGAACCGCTACGACTATATCCAGGGCGTGACGGGCGCATACAAGTCCGACAACAACCTGATCAAGGATAGGGACGACCCGGTCGTGCCGCCGATGCCGCTCGGCCCGAGCGAGGGCGGATCGGCGCTGAACCTGTTCGATCTCGACCAGATGCGGCGTCAGCAGGCGCTGGGCGTGCAGCCCGCGGCGCCCGCGAAGCCGGCCAGCGCCGTGCAGATGCAGCCCGCCGAACCCGTGCAAACGATGCCCGTGGAAACCACGCCGGTGCAACAGGCGGCGCCTGCCACGACGCGGGTGCAGCCGTGA
- the gspE gene encoding type II secretion system ATPase GspE produces the protein MSTPHAPAATSGSEREPPSPLAARLVPYGFARSGQILVAQQRAEGLEVWISERTSQAAIAEVARNFGAFALVRVPADELAQAINQAYARQDGSAAQVVGEVEGEVDLSRLMQDIPEVEDLLESEDDAPIIRMINALLTQAAREQASDIHIEPFENASVVRFRVDGTLRDVVRPKKALHGALISRIKIMAQLDIAEKRLPQDGRITLRVGGRPVDVRVSTLPTGHGERAVLRLLEKDAQRLNLEALGMAADTLGKFDQLIAKPHGIVLVTGPTGSGKTTTLYASMSRLETATTNIMTVEDPIEYDLSGIGQTQVNERIGMTFARALRSILRQDPDIIMIGEIRDLETAQIAVQASLTGHLVLATLHTNDAASAVTRLTDMGVEPYLLASSLLGVLAQRLVRQLCPVCKEERVEDDGRKRWHPVGCERCGHSGYQGRRGVYELLLIDEPIRALIHRNAADAEIFEAGRAQGMRTLREDGERWIDAGRTSLEEVLRVTGGA, from the coding sequence GTGAGCACGCCTCACGCGCCTGCGGCCACCAGCGGCTCAGAACGTGAGCCGCCCTCGCCGCTCGCCGCTCGCCTCGTGCCGTACGGCTTCGCGCGCAGCGGCCAGATTCTCGTGGCCCAGCAGCGCGCCGAAGGCCTCGAAGTGTGGATCAGCGAGCGCACGTCGCAGGCCGCCATCGCCGAGGTCGCGCGCAACTTCGGCGCGTTCGCACTCGTGCGCGTGCCCGCCGACGAACTCGCGCAGGCCATCAATCAGGCTTACGCGCGCCAGGACGGCAGCGCTGCGCAGGTGGTGGGCGAAGTCGAAGGCGAAGTCGATCTCTCGCGCCTCATGCAGGACATTCCAGAAGTGGAAGATCTGCTGGAGTCCGAAGACGACGCACCGATCATCCGCATGATCAACGCGCTGCTCACGCAGGCCGCGCGCGAGCAGGCATCGGACATTCACATCGAGCCGTTCGAGAACGCCTCGGTCGTGCGCTTTCGCGTGGACGGCACGCTGCGCGACGTCGTGCGCCCGAAGAAGGCGCTGCATGGCGCGCTCATCTCGCGTATCAAGATCATGGCGCAGCTCGACATCGCCGAGAAACGCCTGCCGCAGGACGGCCGCATCACGCTGCGTGTGGGCGGGCGTCCGGTGGACGTGCGCGTCTCCACGCTGCCCACGGGCCACGGCGAGCGCGCGGTGCTGCGTCTGCTCGAAAAAGACGCGCAGCGGCTGAATCTCGAAGCGCTCGGCATGGCCGCCGACACGCTCGGCAAGTTCGACCAGCTGATCGCGAAGCCGCACGGCATCGTGCTCGTGACCGGCCCGACGGGCTCGGGCAAGACGACTACGCTCTATGCTTCGATGTCGCGGCTCGAAACGGCTACGACCAACATCATGACCGTGGAAGACCCGATCGAGTACGACCTCTCGGGCATCGGGCAGACCCAGGTGAACGAGCGCATCGGCATGACGTTCGCGCGCGCGTTGCGCTCGATCCTGCGTCAGGACCCGGACATCATCATGATCGGTGAAATCCGCGACCTCGAAACCGCGCAGATCGCCGTGCAGGCCTCGCTAACGGGCCACCTCGTGCTCGCCACGCTCCACACCAATGACGCCGCCTCGGCGGTCACGCGTTTGACCGACATGGGTGTCGAGCCGTATCTGCTCGCTTCGTCGTTGCTCGGCGTACTCGCGCAGCGCCTCGTGCGCCAGCTCTGCCCCGTGTGCAAGGAAGAGCGCGTGGAAGACGACGGCCGCAAGCGCTGGCATCCGGTGGGGTGCGAGCGCTGCGGTCATTCGGGCTACCAGGGGCGGCGCGGCGTGTATGAACTGCTGCTCATCGACGAGCCGATTCGTGCGCTGATCCACCGCAATGCCGCCGATGCGGAGATTTTCGAGGCCGGCCGCGCGCAAGGAATGCGCACGCTGCGCGAAGACGGCGAGCGCTGGATCGACGCGGGCAGGACTTCGCTCGAAGAAGTGTTGCGCGTGACGGGCGGCGCCTGA
- the gspF gene encoding type II secretion system inner membrane protein GspF: protein MPAFRFEAIDATGKAQKGVLDADSARGARALLRGQGLTPLVVEAAASRTRGARAQRLAIGRKLSQREQAILTRQLASLLVAGLPLGEALAVLTEQSERDYIRELMAAIRAEVLGGHSLASALEQHPRDFPDIYRALVAAGEHTGKLGIVLSRLADYIEQRNALKQKIVLAFTYPTIVTIIAFGIVTFLLSYVVPQVVNVFASTKQQLPFLTIVMMALSGFVRQWWWAVLIAVAVVAWIVRATLRRPGPRLAFDRWMLTAPLAGKLVRGYNTVRFASTLGILSAAGVPILRALQAAGETLSNKAMRTNIDEAIVRVREGTSLSRALGNTKTFPPVLVHLIRSGEATGDVTTMLDRAAEGEARELERRTMFLTSLLEPLLILAMGGVVLVIVLAVMLPIIELNNLVQ, encoded by the coding sequence ATGCCGGCATTTCGCTTCGAAGCCATCGACGCCACGGGCAAAGCGCAAAAAGGCGTGCTCGACGCGGACAGCGCGCGCGGCGCGCGCGCGTTGCTGCGCGGCCAGGGCCTGACTCCGCTCGTGGTCGAAGCCGCCGCGAGCCGCACGCGCGGCGCGCGAGCGCAGCGGCTCGCAATCGGACGCAAACTCTCGCAGCGCGAGCAGGCCATCCTCACGCGTCAGCTCGCCAGTCTGCTGGTGGCGGGCTTGCCGCTTGGCGAGGCGCTTGCGGTGCTCACCGAGCAGTCCGAGCGCGACTACATCCGGGAACTGATGGCGGCGATTCGCGCCGAGGTGCTCGGCGGCCATTCGCTTGCCAGCGCGCTCGAGCAGCATCCGCGCGACTTCCCGGACATCTACCGCGCGCTCGTGGCCGCGGGCGAACACACCGGCAAGCTCGGCATCGTGCTTTCGCGTCTGGCCGACTACATCGAGCAGCGCAACGCGCTCAAGCAGAAGATCGTGCTCGCCTTTACCTACCCGACGATCGTCACGATCATCGCGTTCGGCATCGTCACGTTTCTGCTGAGCTACGTGGTGCCGCAAGTGGTGAACGTATTTGCGAGTACGAAGCAGCAACTGCCCTTCCTCACCATTGTGATGATGGCGCTTTCGGGTTTCGTGCGGCAATGGTGGTGGGCGGTGCTGATCGCCGTGGCGGTGGTGGCGTGGATCGTGCGCGCGACCTTGCGCCGGCCCGGCCCGCGTCTCGCGTTCGACCGCTGGATGCTGACCGCGCCGCTCGCGGGCAAGCTCGTGCGTGGCTACAACACCGTGCGCTTTGCGAGCACGCTTGGCATTTTGAGTGCGGCGGGCGTGCCGATCCTGCGCGCGCTGCAGGCGGCGGGAGAGACACTCTCAAACAAGGCGATGCGCACCAACATCGACGAAGCCATCGTGCGTGTGCGCGAAGGCACGTCGCTTTCTCGCGCGCTAGGCAATACGAAGACGTTTCCGCCCGTGCTCGTGCACCTGATCCGCTCCGGTGAGGCGACCGGCGACGTGACGACCATGCTCGACCGCGCAGCCGAAGGCGAAGCGCGCGAACTGGAGCGGCGCACGATGTTCCTCACGAGCCTGCTGGAACCGCTGCTGATTCTGGCGATGGGGGGCGTGGTGCTCGTGATCGTGCTCGCGGTGATGCTGCCGATCATCGAGCTGAACAACCTCGTGCAGTAA
- a CDS encoding general secretion pathway protein GspC, which yields MNPLQIRLLSLAAFAVFCATATWWTITLATNRAAPVQAAAAQPPVSLDQAGTLFGGRLERNPVQDIHLFGILALAQGAAAIVSVGGEPPRAISLGGPIDQNSKLFEVRPRSIVIDRNGVHSEIFLPPNAAGPTIYVR from the coding sequence ATGAACCCACTGCAAATCCGCCTTCTTTCCCTCGCCGCGTTTGCGGTGTTCTGCGCCACGGCCACGTGGTGGACGATCACCCTCGCCACGAACCGCGCGGCGCCGGTGCAGGCAGCCGCCGCTCAGCCGCCGGTCTCGCTCGACCAGGCCGGCACGCTGTTCGGCGGCAGGCTCGAACGCAATCCCGTGCAAGACATCCACCTCTTTGGCATCCTCGCGCTCGCGCAGGGCGCCGCGGCCATCGTGAGCGTCGGCGGCGAACCGCCGCGAGCCATCTCGCTCGGCGGCCCGATCGACCAGAACTCGAAACTCTTCGAAGTGCGTCCCCGCTCGATCGTCATCGACCGCAACGGCGTGCACTCCGAAATCTTCCTGCCGCCCAACGCAGCCGGTCCCACCATCTACGTGCGCTGA
- the gspG gene encoding type II secretion system major pseudopilin GspG, translating into MSMWTQRRAEMEVTRARRQRGFTLIEIMVVIAILGILAALIVPKIMSRPDEARRVAARQDIGTIMQAMKLYRLDNGRYPTQDQGLQALVQKPTTDPEPNNWKDGGYLERLPNDPWGNPYQYLNPGVHGEIDVFSYGADGKPGGEGNDADVGSWQ; encoded by the coding sequence ATGTCCATGTGGACCCAGCGTCGTGCCGAAATGGAAGTCACGCGCGCGCGCCGCCAACGCGGCTTCACGCTCATCGAAATCATGGTCGTGATCGCGATTCTCGGCATTCTTGCTGCGTTGATCGTGCCGAAGATCATGAGCCGTCCCGATGAAGCGCGCCGCGTCGCCGCGCGCCAGGACATCGGCACGATCATGCAGGCGATGAAGCTCTACCGCCTCGACAACGGCCGCTATCCGACCCAGGACCAGGGGCTGCAGGCGCTCGTGCAAAAGCCGACCACGGACCCCGAGCCGAACAACTGGAAGGACGGCGGCTATCTGGAGCGCCTGCCCAATGACCCGTGGGGCAATCCGTACCAGTACCTGAATCCGGGCGTGCATGGCGAGATCGACGTATTCAGCTATGGCGCCGACGGCAAACCAGGCGGCGAAGGCAACGACGCCGACGTCGGGTCCTGGCAATAA
- a CDS encoding GspH/FimT family pseudopilin — protein MTPSRLSPRRDRQSPRAARAAGFTLLEMLVVLLIAGILISLASLTLTRNPRTDLNEEAQRLALLFESAGDEAQVRARPIAWQPLTGGFRFDVHTEDGWRPLRDDLLGPRQWEGGVTGVAITYPGGNDTQANRLIFGTEAVDVPVQVTLFSAAGRATIVGTGTGRFEVR, from the coding sequence ATGACACCGAGCCGCCTCTCCCCTCGCCGGGACCGTCAATCGCCACGCGCCGCGCGCGCGGCGGGCTTCACGCTGCTCGAAATGCTCGTGGTGCTGCTGATCGCGGGGATTCTCATCTCGCTCGCTTCGCTCACCCTTACGCGCAATCCGCGCACCGACCTGAATGAAGAAGCGCAGCGGCTCGCGCTCCTGTTCGAATCGGCGGGCGACGAGGCGCAGGTACGGGCGCGCCCCATTGCATGGCAGCCACTCACGGGCGGTTTCCGCTTCGATGTGCATACGGAAGACGGCTGGCGTCCGCTGCGTGACGATCTGCTCGGACCGCGCCAATGGGAAGGCGGCGTGACCGGCGTGGCGATCACCTACCCCGGCGGAAACGACACGCAGGCAAACCGGCTCATCTTCGGTACCGAAGCCGTGGACGTGCCGGTGCAGGTCACACTCTTTTCGGCAGCCGGCCGCGCGACGATCGTCGGCACCGGCACCGGCCGCTTCGAGGTGCGCTGA
- the gspI gene encoding type II secretion system minor pseudopilin GspI: MIEVLVALAIIAIALAASLRAVGSLAASEADLHDRLLAGWSADNTLAQLRLVHAWPDLGESSFDCSQGNLRLTCTQHVAATPNPVFRRVEVSVTTPGRSGNLAQLVTVLANETNRSL; encoded by the coding sequence ATGATCGAAGTATTGGTTGCGCTCGCAATCATTGCGATTGCGCTGGCCGCGTCGCTGCGCGCCGTGGGCAGCCTCGCCGCGAGCGAAGCCGATTTGCACGACCGCCTGCTTGCGGGCTGGAGTGCGGACAACACGCTTGCGCAACTGCGTCTCGTGCATGCGTGGCCCGATCTGGGCGAGAGCAGCTTCGACTGCTCGCAGGGCAATCTGCGGCTGACCTGCACGCAGCATGTCGCGGCAACGCCCAACCCCGTTTTTCGGCGCGTGGAGGTGTCGGTGACGACGCCCGGCCGCTCCGGCAATCTCGCGCAACTCGTCACGGTGCTCGCCAATGAGACGAACCGCTCGTTGTGA
- a CDS encoding PulJ/GspJ family protein, which translates to MRRTARCDRVCVASSARGFTLIELLVAIAIMAVVAILSWRGLDEIVRGRETITRSMAEERVFAQMFDQMRIDLREAASDDEAGGVAISLDGGALQIVRAFAMPPGAAPRLQVVRYRVSAGQVVRYASPPLANLGELRRALRGGEGDNWGALPMMSGVDVINALLYVPKTGWTANMQDVRSQVTGNNNDLKVPQLGNAPLPRAVTGVQVSVGSHSLEQPVTRVFLVGE; encoded by the coding sequence ATGAGACGAACCGCTCGTTGTGACCGCGTGTGCGTCGCCTCGTCAGCGCGCGGCTTCACGCTGATCGAGCTGCTCGTTGCGATCGCCATCATGGCCGTGGTGGCGATCCTCTCGTGGCGCGGTCTCGACGAGATCGTACGCGGGCGCGAGACCATCACGCGCTCGATGGCGGAAGAGCGCGTGTTCGCGCAGATGTTCGACCAGATGCGCATCGACTTGCGCGAAGCCGCCTCCGACGATGAAGCGGGCGGCGTCGCCATCTCGCTCGACGGCGGCGCGCTGCAGATCGTGCGCGCGTTCGCGATGCCGCCGGGCGCGGCGCCCCGACTGCAAGTGGTGCGTTACCGCGTGTCGGCCGGCCAGGTGGTGCGCTACGCGTCGCCGCCGCTTGCCAATCTCGGGGAACTACGGCGTGCGCTGCGCGGCGGCGAAGGCGACAACTGGGGCGCGTTGCCGATGATGAGCGGCGTGGACGTCATCAACGCGCTCCTGTACGTGCCGAAGACAGGGTGGACTGCGAACATGCAGGACGTTCGCTCGCAGGTGACGGGCAACAACAACGACCTCAAGGTGCCGCAGCTCGGCAACGCGCCGCTGCCGCGCGCGGTGACTGGGGTACAGGTGAGCGTGGGGTCGCATTCGCTCGAGCAGCCGGTGACCCGTGTGTTTCTGGTGGGGGAATGA
- the gspK gene encoding type II secretion system minor pseudopilin GspK: MTLRTQRTSTRQASKARRPRRSTRARRGAAIISALLVVALSAIIVSGMLWRQQVQLRRIENQRLLAQAQWIARASLDWTRLVLRSEADTSAGITYLGGAWGVPLARTRLSDFLGQIGDPRAQQGADTWLSGSIEDAQARFNLRNLVASSAPGSLQLNVTEIEAFARLLQILGLDQSLAKNTAVYLRSGLAYSATRFQTQTATTNTGSQTEVLAGGGSTGGGNYTDNPGLSDENNDSGVAPLLMTSVDALLDVPGFTPDAVARLRPFVTILPTVTPVNMNTASAEVIASVVTGMSLSNAQALVAHRQSVFFRNVSDVQLALEGVGVKQVSIDTTQIDVNTSYFLVHGRVQHERAEVDRTTLVWRDPLTHTTRIVRVSDEP, translated from the coding sequence ATGACGTTGCGCACACAACGAACCTCCACACGGCAAGCCAGCAAAGCCAGGCGACCCCGCCGCTCCACGCGCGCACGGCGCGGGGCGGCCATCATCAGCGCGCTGCTCGTCGTTGCGCTTTCGGCGATCATCGTCTCGGGCATGCTGTGGCGCCAGCAGGTGCAGTTGCGGCGCATCGAGAATCAACGGCTGCTCGCGCAGGCGCAATGGATCGCGCGCGCTTCGCTCGACTGGACGCGCCTCGTGTTGCGCTCCGAGGCGGATACGTCGGCGGGCATCACGTATCTTGGCGGCGCGTGGGGCGTGCCGCTCGCGCGAACGCGCCTGTCCGACTTTCTCGGCCAGATTGGCGACCCACGCGCGCAACAGGGCGCGGATACCTGGCTTTCCGGTTCGATAGAAGACGCCCAGGCGCGCTTCAATCTGCGCAATCTCGTGGCGAGCAGCGCGCCGGGCTCGCTGCAGCTTAACGTCACGGAGATCGAGGCGTTCGCGCGCCTGCTGCAGATTCTCGGCCTCGACCAGTCGCTCGCGAAGAACACTGCGGTGTACCTGCGCTCGGGGCTGGCCTACTCGGCCACGCGCTTCCAGACGCAAACCGCCACGACGAACACCGGGTCGCAAACCGAGGTGCTCGCAGGCGGCGGTTCGACCGGTGGCGGGAACTACACCGACAACCCCGGCCTGTCTGACGAGAACAACGACAGCGGCGTCGCCCCGCTCCTGATGACGAGCGTCGATGCGCTCCTCGATGTGCCCGGCTTCACGCCCGACGCCGTCGCGCGGCTGCGCCCGTTCGTGACGATTCTGCCCACCGTCACGCCCGTGAACATGAACACGGCGAGCGCCGAGGTGATCGCCTCCGTCGTGACGGGCATGAGCCTTTCGAACGCGCAGGCCCTCGTCGCGCATCGCCAGAGCGTGTTTTTCCGCAACGTGAGCGACGTGCAGCTCGCGCTCGAAGGCGTGGGCGTGAAGCAGGTCTCGATCGACACCACGCAGATCGACGTCAACACGAGTTATTTTCTGGTACATGGGCGCGTGCAGCACGAGCGCGCCGAGGTGGACCGCACGACACTTGTCTGGCGCGATCCGCTCACCCATACGACGCGGATCGTGCGCGTTAGCGACGAACCATGA
- the gspL gene encoding type II secretion system protein GspL has translation MSTLIVLMPPRDPAVHSQEWQLPELPFVLLDKAGNTQRAGRSALGLLPKASTTILLIAARDLLMLAATVPPLRGPRLRQALPNVVEDHLIQDAQTCHLALDPKRLADGRQVVAAIDRGWFRFLLEGFTAAGHRNLRAVPVARCLPAAQAMEVEVAHEAQATEPAGRAEPGVASDAAAPATPALEPVTACVLGHVVATAPALLPSVAPELAAATSEASLELAIVRGVLADGFAVPAASVAATVTALAGGALVSGYVLTNLPGEPASAAARASLASALPGAQTLTFEALARRALACRFDLCQFEFASQPWRLDRATLRRLRVPIALVAASLVVAVVGANIQWLMMARQRDAISAQMTELLLNAFPKTTVVLDPAGQMARQLQQLRLAAGEPSRDDFLALSDGLARSLGPVPANGIAALDYHDRRLDVTFKPGVNVDADLAKRLAGNGLAGTMDASSGKWTIRSAT, from the coding sequence TTGAGCACGCTGATCGTTCTCATGCCGCCCCGCGACCCGGCGGTCCACTCGCAGGAATGGCAACTGCCGGAACTGCCGTTCGTGCTGCTCGACAAGGCGGGCAACACGCAGCGCGCGGGCCGTTCGGCGCTGGGGCTGTTGCCGAAGGCCTCGACCACTATCCTGCTGATCGCCGCACGCGACCTGCTCATGCTCGCCGCCACCGTGCCGCCGCTCAGGGGGCCGCGGCTGCGTCAGGCGCTGCCGAACGTGGTCGAAGATCATCTGATCCAGGACGCGCAGACCTGTCACCTCGCACTCGACCCGAAGCGCCTCGCCGATGGCCGCCAGGTCGTAGCCGCCATCGATCGAGGCTGGTTCCGCTTTCTCCTGGAAGGCTTTACCGCCGCAGGGCACCGCAATCTGCGCGCTGTTCCGGTGGCGCGCTGCCTGCCGGCCGCGCAGGCGATGGAGGTCGAGGTGGCTCATGAGGCACAAGCGACGGAGCCTGCCGGGCGCGCAGAGCCGGGCGTAGCGTCCGATGCCGCGGCTCCCGCCACGCCCGCGTTGGAACCCGTGACGGCATGCGTGCTGGGCCATGTCGTGGCGACCGCCCCCGCGCTGCTGCCCAGCGTCGCGCCGGAGCTCGCGGCCGCCACGTCGGAAGCGTCGCTTGAACTCGCGATCGTGCGCGGCGTGCTTGCGGACGGCTTCGCAGTGCCCGCCGCGAGCGTGGCCGCCACCGTCACGGCGCTCGCCGGCGGCGCGCTGGTGTCGGGCTACGTCCTCACCAACCTGCCGGGCGAGCCCGCGAGCGCGGCCGCACGCGCGTCGCTGGCCTCCGCGCTGCCGGGTGCGCAAACGCTCACGTTCGAGGCGCTCGCGCGGCGCGCGCTCGCCTGCCGCTTCGACCTCTGCCAGTTCGAGTTCGCCTCGCAGCCGTGGCGGCTCGATCGCGCGACGCTGCGCCGTTTGCGCGTGCCGATCGCGCTCGTGGCCGCGTCGCTCGTCGTAGCGGTCGTCGGCGCGAATATCCAGTGGCTCATGATGGCGCGCCAGCGCGACGCGATCAGCGCGCAGATGACCGAACTGCTCCTCAACGCGTTTCCGAAAACGACCGTCGTGCTCGACCCCGCCGGACAAATGGCGCGGCAGTTGCAGCAGTTGCGCCTGGCCGCGGGCGAGCCCTCGCGCGACGACTTCCTCGCGCTTTCCGACGGCCTCGCTCGCTCGCTCGGGCCGGTGCCTGCGAACGGCATCGCGGCACTCGACTATCACGACCGGCGTCTGGACGTGACCTTCAAGCCAGGCGTCAACGTCGACGCCGATCTCGCGAAACGCCTCGCGGGCAACGGCCTTGCGGGCACGATGGATGCCAGTTCGGGCAAGTGGACCATCAGGAGCGCAACGTGA
- a CDS encoding type II secretion system protein M codes for MSGVLAETWATFWEARTTREKGLLTWGGAVLVLAIGWSVLWQPAADGRARLRESLPGMQRQLAQMTAEADEARSLAGAAASVAPGGQALKDAITASLADHALTGAQIQLIGTTVQVQMKNASFPAWAAWLDDVRKQFKVQVVEAHITALKADGQVDLTASLQPANTH; via the coding sequence ATGAGCGGCGTATTGGCCGAAACCTGGGCGACCTTCTGGGAAGCGCGCACGACGCGCGAAAAGGGGCTGCTCACGTGGGGTGGCGCGGTGCTTGTGCTGGCGATCGGCTGGTCGGTGCTGTGGCAGCCCGCTGCCGACGGCCGCGCGCGCTTGCGTGAGAGTCTGCCCGGCATGCAGCGCCAACTCGCGCAGATGACGGCCGAGGCCGACGAGGCGCGCTCGCTGGCGGGCGCGGCGGCGAGCGTGGCGCCGGGCGGCCAGGCGCTCAAGGATGCGATCACAGCATCGCTGGCCGATCACGCGCTCACGGGGGCGCAGATTCAGCTGATCGGCACGACCGTGCAGGTGCAGATGAAGAATGCGTCGTTCCCGGCGTGGGCCGCGTGGCTCGACGATGTGCGCAAGCAGTTCAAGGTGCAGGTGGTCGAGGCGCACATCACCGCGCTGAAGGCCGATGGCCAGGTCGACTTGACGGCCTCGCTGCAACCGGCGAATACGCACTAA